The DNA sequence AACTACATCATCTTAGCTTTTTCAACAGTGATTATGAAGCTACATTCATGCACCTTTGGAAGGCTTATGCTTGTTCCCGTTCTTGCTGTACTTTCACTTGGCTGAAAGCTATGACTGTGGACTGCATGCTGTCTGGATGGCAGAACAGCTCAGAGACATTTATTTGGAAATAAAACGATAGCTCGGTACGTTACACTTACGTAGTCATCAACAGCACATCTGTTTCCAGCAGACAGACCTTGATATACAGTGGTCACTTAAAAACTAAGGTGGATAGTGCGTAATTCTATGGAAATATCATACGTTTTAAATGCCCATGAGTGTTAGTTGATCGAAGGGTAAAACAGAGCTTGTGTGAGTGTAAGCACACCTCAGAGGGGCTGCGGGGGAACCTGCTGATGACATCCTGCACCGTCTCAGTTAGGTAACAGCACTGCTGCCTCAGGCTGATTAGAAAGTTATACAGCTCCTCACTCCTGAAGAACACAGCAAACACAAGTAACAAATAGCTTTTAGCAATAACTGGCATTAGTGAGTAAATGAGACTGGGATGAGACGGAGATCCAGAGATCATGGATGATGaggttttattgtatttaaatcCATCACTAAGTACTATGAGGGAGACCTCATATACTTTACACACTCGCCTTCCTAGATGTTAATTAAACAGTGCGCATATGCAAATATTTGAATCACTGATGAACAGCATCATTCTTTCTGCGACAGAATTCTTGAAGCACTTCTTCCATCACTTACCATGTCAAACCCCTGTAATGGCTGACAGAAACCCAGAGAGACGTTGATAGCGTTATCTTAACAGAGCATTTCCCCAAGCAGCCGTTTTCTTCTCCTAACACTCTGTCAGAGGCTGTGGTAAACACTGTCAGACTCTGTGGAGTTACTATCTCCCACAAGACGGAGAGATGGGCTCAGAACGTTGCTTTGTTAGTTTTTCTTTGACCGAATGAGTGATAGGCTCTCGCAGGACGACTAAGTGCTGGGGTAAGAGCCACCGTCCCAACAggcaccatacacacacacacacactcctcttaCAGTCAGGGCACGTGTATTGAGGGGGCTAAATGTTCCACAATTCCAACTAACTAACTACTGTTGCACAATTTTATATTTTCCACCTAATCACAAGGAAGGTTGGGTAAGAATAATACGTTTCTAGTATTAAATACTGTAAATTACTGCAAGGAAGCAACTTCTTTATACAGGTAATGTATGAAGTTATGAACTTGAAAGGGTGGAGTATGTGTTTACATACATCCCATTAGCCAGGAAACCATGCCTTGCCATGAATTTCCGAGTAACTCTATAGCcctttactgtgtgtttacagacTACCTCTCAAGAGAGGATTTAAATGTAGAATTTAGTGCCTGTCCCTCTGCCCTTACTGTACACCCTCAGGtttgaataaagaaaatcacagATTGATTAGTCTCATTAAGTGAAGACATGGCAGTTGGGCCAACTGCTCACAACCATCAGTCAAAACATGGAGCAAGAAGAAATCGCCCTCGCTCATTCCTCACTTTACAAATCATTACTAGAGCTTAAACCATTAAGACAGCCTTGTGGAGAACCTTGTGAAGACACTGTGTCATCCCACTTCAAACAATGAGGATCTGACTTGATGCTATGAAGGCAAGTCTATGGGGAAATTTCCCTTGGAGACTAAAGTGAGCAACTGAGAacatgtttacacctggcataaACGTGCGCTTTGTgtctggatatatatatatatatatacacacacacacacacacacacacacacatatatatatatatatggcaatacttatattatatatatatatattttttttttttggtttgtttgtttttgtttcaaaACCCAAGGGTTTCTTATCAAAATTATTTTGCTCCAGGAGACTGTGAACATGGTGGTACAATATGTACAATATGTACCATGTACACTGTGGTGGAACGATATATGGTTCTGACATTCACGTAACAGCTCCATCAGAAAATGCAACAGACTATTTAAACTGCATAGGAGTTTAAATAACTCTAATACTGCTATTAGTTACTGATAAATAAGCACAGGCACGAgtgtgcacacatgcacagacataGAGTGAAGGGGCGAGAAACAGAGAAGTCTAGATTCACAGCaataattgctttttttttcctctcaacACAAACATTACTGCTTGCCTGACTGTATCTGATCACAGAAAGGCATTCAGTTTACACTTGTAATAAATGTGGACAAGATCCCTTTGAactgtggtttgagtgatctgattgtaatccgatcacaatgcGTCTTCggagtgtttacacctggctttttatGCCGAAAAGTGAAATCTGAACCTGATCCAATTGCcaaaaacgcatgttaatgccaggtgtaaacaggtgttGAGTGTTTTGTATTAGATGCAgttcataaacattgttaaatacaaaaaaaaaacaagttaagCAATCCTAGTCATAATTTATGACCTGTGTCTTACCCACTATCTATATTGTCAAGCTGTGCCAAGGTGTCCACATCCACTTTGTCAAGGTGGATATCTTGAATAGCACTGAGAACCTTCTTTTGGTCCTCAGGGTCTGTAACTCCAATCTAtgcaaaaacaagaaaaagaggaTTGGTGTATACCTTTGTTGTCACTGTGTCactttttttgacataattgaaAAAgttggcagctgttctttacattgtgtccaaatttcttgatgaatggaccaatagcaatgctccttGGAATAAACTTCAATTGAAagttctcctgtaaaattgacATTTTTGAGATGCAAGGATTTTGcttgacagtgacgatatataGACCTCTTTCTTTTCAGGACAGGTTTCTCAATAACCACCACACAATGACTAGGCTACTCTGACAACCCACTGGGCTAGCTTTCGTTCGGAAATGCAGATTAACTCAGATGACAGCTCCCTTTTTAGACTTCCCAAGAGTCATATGAAGGGTAAGCAGGGAAAGCATATTGCAACATCCTCTAGAGGCCTTATGATTATAGTGGCTGCCTCAACCACCACCATTACTGCAACACTCCATCAATCATTAAGCCCGCATAACAGCAGATCTTAGCATTGGATTCTCCCCAGACACTTCCAAAACCACTGAGCCATTGCTGCTTGGGGTAGTTCATGGAATGTTATCAAGGTGTggcataaaacatttatttgggAGACCACCCACACATCTGACACCCTACCAGAGTTTGCCTTGCTTTAAGCAAGCTTTTTGTGTTTAATTGCTTGTATTTTTAGATTGCATTTTGTCAACTGTGGAATTCACTGAAAGATTACCTTTTCTAAGTCTGCCTTTTCCATCGTCAACAAGTAGCTCCAGGTGATGTCATTTTCctaataaatgtttagaaaatgaGAACACATTAAATTCATACTGTGTAGGAACTGTGATTTCCGGCGTATCTACATGATCCACACACAGGCTTATTTGTCCTAAGCAATAAGCatattaagaaaaataaaatgcagttaaTTGGTATCATCTGTAATACCTTTCTGTTATCTGTAatcttttgaacattaaaaaagGCACTAAGACTCTCTAGGCCAACGTAGTGAAGAGTCTACTCACCATCATGACATCGGAGAGGTACTCCAGGTTTAGCCCATGAAGCAGAAGTTCAATATCACAAAGTTTAGCAGAACTGCAAGAAGCACAACACTTTCACCATCTCAGTGTTAGTCCATCAAGTGTCACCTTTTCCCCAGCACCACTAGGGGGCATCAGAGCTTTAGTCACAGTGTGCTAGAACTAAACGTGACCGTACCTCTCCTTTGAGACAGACGGGGGTTCAGGGTTGCGGTTGAGGAATTTGAACACTGTTTCTGCTTTGGACGGCAGCCCACCGTTGTCAGTAGAGGCTCCTGAGGAGTTAAGAATCCTGAAGAtctgctgaaatatggatttgATATTAGTCAACAGTCTTTGGGCTTGAAAAATAATAGTTATGTTGCCAGCCaagaaaaaaacccaacaatTCTACAAATACATTTATGTTCTAATGCTTGGAATCACTGCTTTCAGTAAAACTAAATTTTTGCAGATATTTATAGAACATTATTATACTTCATGCAGCTTTTCCACACATGTAAGATAATTAGTAGGAAGTTGAAAATGATGATTGAGAAAGCTAAATCAGAATTAagttgtaaaaagtaaaaaaatcaaagaatagccccaccagtttaaaCGGAAGTCTCCCCGTGAAATACCTTCCAATGAATACATTAAAGTATTTTATTCTACATTGTCAAACGTGGTTAAAACAACTACTTCATGTGGTACAAAGAAGGGaatttgggtttattcaactCAATTAAAAACTTTGAATGAACCATAGATTGATTTTAGTTGAAGATCCATTATTTGAGGTATTTATTACACTTGAATAAAataaactcttacacactcttaAACACTTAAATTGCTAGTCACCACACAAAGTACTTTTTAGATTGAACAGAAAAACCAAGTTTTTACAGTTAAAGTTAAAAGTGGACAAAACAGCAACAACTAAAATGACATTATACATCAACGATAGTCCTCAAACCCCAGTTTTAAACAGTACAATTAATACAGTATTCATGCTTCTAGTGTTGGATGGAGATACTCGTATTATAAACAAGGGCTGCTAGGTTTTAAGTCCCACTTGACAGATGAGGTGAGGTAAGGCCTTAGGCCACAGGTCAAATACCTGAGGATGTTTCAGCGCTTTGGCCAGGTCAGCTGCTGTCTCGCCTGCCTTGGTTTTGATGGACTTGTCAGCTCCGAGTTGAAGCAGTTTTAGAACTGCTTCTTCGTGTCCGTACTGCACAGCAAACATGAGGGCCTGAtttaaacccacacacacaaaaaaagaaaaatatatatatgggttACTAGAGAAACTTTGTGGTTCTTGTACATCATAAATGTCAGTTAATTACGTTTACACAGAACAGACTAGAGACGCAGgccttaaaaatgtttaaatcaagAAAAAAATTAGAATAGCTAGTTCTACAAAAGCACCAACAAATAGGGTGTCTGATTTATGTATTAAATCCACTttgctttgaggtacaatatgaTGTTACCTTTGGCCACAGTGATGCCACATTCCACACCCGTGCCAAGCTGTCCTTATATTAACCTCTCAAGTTCTAGCATGCATCCAACAGTTCTAGAAAGGTCTTATTTTACCAGCGGGTCTGATAAAGCCATGAGGTAACGCTTGCAAATCTTTCAAATGCTAACTAGATAACACCCGTTTGTGTGAGGAAATGCATTACTGGAGTTTGACGTACCGTGTGGCCACTATCATCCTGAGAGTCCAGCTCCGCTCCGTGGGATACCAGCAGATTGATCACCTGACAGTAGCCGTCCCTGGCAGCCAGCATCAGACATGTCATGCGGCTCCTGGGCAAGGGCGAAAAGCACACATTTGGGCACATTAGGCATCCATGTGGAAGAGGCAGCCAGGGCAGAATGACTGTCTCAGATTTGACCCCTGCTGAGTCTGCCAGTTCCCACATTAGGTATGGGCGCCAATGTTTAATTAAACAGAGTGAATAATTAGTTCTGATTAATTTGAtttagtacagtgtgtgtgaaatatttaataaaggtaatttgtatttttgtttattttttaaataataaacgtGCCACAACTGGTCCATTCCAACTTTTGGTATCATTAGATTTTTATTATCCATAatatacatctctctctcttaacagACCACttaataaactagaaaaataaTTCTTAAGTGGTTGTTACGGTGTGGTCAATTTTCTGTCAAATCTATGCCGTACCATACGTGTATCCACATACTCTCAATCGCAGCCAGATGCGCACTTTCCCAGATATGTAAATACAAGTAGCTGACCACAACAACTGTGACTGGTCCACTTGGTAGCAGCCATCACCACCACTTTTGAtatcatcaaatcaaatcatcaaATCTAAATCTGCACGTCCCTATCCATCTCTCTCCAGTGGACAAACATGCACAGAAATTCATGCACAGAACTCTTCTCTCCTCTGATGTCTTCTCTCCCTTTTGTTGCAGAAAGTTTGTTAAAGATAAACAACAGCTATTTTGCTCCAACTCCAACATTTCATTTGTAATATGCTAAGAGAGTCAACACATTAGGAAGCCCTCTTTCCAGACTAGTGTTCTGGCCGCAGAGCGATGCAGATGCATCTATGCACAAGTATAAACGCTCAAAACGGCATAGGCTACACCATAGACTGataagaaagaagaagaaatcgGCCTTCAATGGTTGCTAGATGATTGCAATAGTGTTGCAGGTGG is a window from the Salminus brasiliensis chromosome 13, fSalBra1.hap2, whole genome shotgun sequence genome containing:
- the asz1 gene encoding ankyrin repeat, SAM and basic leucine zipper domain-containing protein 1, with amino-acid sequence MIDYGFPAGDESDGSDGEWDIGYSSGSKCPDFEVSRSTLPGDDNVCVLKRAITAGDVDLVQQLLDSGMDVETRLGFGWTPLMCAVNVAHHALAQLLLDRGASANFSRDDYTVLMAACTANSTTEEKIVKCVALLLSRNADPNIYNRSRMTCLMLAARDGYCQVINLLVSHGAELDSQDDSGHTALMFAVQYGHEEAVLKLLQLGADKSIKTKAGETAADLAKALKHPQIFRILNSSGASTDNGGLPSKAETVFKFLNRNPEPPSVSKESSAKLCDIELLLHGLNLEYLSDVMMENDITWSYLLTMEKADLEKIGVTDPEDQKKVLSAIQDIHLDKVDVDTLAQLDNIDSGSEELYNFLISLRQQCCYLTETVQDVISRFPRSPSELVLTWDPKKEAQVICTELVAQTGDLQKEVTCLRDLLSKMDPSDCSLQPPLPKSHNSKRRQVLKNLTLGLLGAGLLLLLSRRFKNYY